A genomic region of Capnocytophaga canimorsus contains the following coding sequences:
- the mnmA gene encoding tRNA 2-thiouridine(34) synthase MnmA — translation MKRVVVGLSGGVDSSVAAYLLKNQGYEVIGLFMKNWHDDSVTISNECPWLEDSNDALLVAEKLGIPFQTIDLSKQYKERIVDYMFNEYEQGRTPNPDVLCNREIKFDVFLKIALSLGADYVATGHYCRKETYQKGGETFYRLLSGKDTNKDQSYFLCQLTQHQLGKSLFPIGELQKSEVRAIAAEQGLVTAEKKDSQGLCFIGKVRLPEFLQQKLQPKEGQIIEIPRDWKGYETTEPFFENQQQQLKYFSEKKKYQTSDGKVVGKHQGAHFFTIGQRKGLQVGGTPEPLFVIQTDVNQNIIYVGQGNTHPGLFRKALLIKDNEIHWTNPFKVLQNGESATYWVRIRYRQPLQKANLYKTSEGLYICFEKSQSAITEGQFAVWYNEDELIGSGVIS, via the coding sequence ATGAAAAGAGTAGTGGTGGGACTAAGTGGGGGAGTGGATAGCAGTGTAGCTGCTTATCTGCTTAAAAATCAAGGGTATGAAGTTATCGGGCTATTTATGAAAAATTGGCACGATGATTCTGTAACCATATCCAATGAATGTCCTTGGCTTGAAGACAGTAACGATGCATTGTTAGTGGCTGAAAAATTAGGTATTCCATTCCAAACCATTGACTTAAGTAAACAATACAAGGAGCGTATTGTTGATTATATGTTTAATGAATATGAACAGGGCAGAACCCCAAACCCCGACGTGCTTTGCAATCGTGAGATTAAGTTTGATGTTTTTTTGAAAATTGCTCTCAGTTTAGGAGCCGATTACGTAGCAACAGGGCATTATTGTCGTAAGGAAACCTATCAGAAAGGCGGAGAAACCTTCTATCGATTACTCTCGGGAAAAGATACTAATAAAGATCAATCCTATTTTTTGTGCCAACTTACTCAACATCAACTAGGTAAGTCTTTGTTTCCGATAGGTGAATTACAGAAATCAGAGGTTAGAGCCATTGCAGCAGAACAAGGATTGGTTACAGCAGAGAAAAAGGATTCGCAAGGGCTTTGCTTTATAGGAAAAGTAAGACTACCCGAATTTTTACAACAAAAATTACAGCCCAAAGAAGGGCAAATCATTGAAATTCCCCGAGATTGGAAAGGATACGAAACTACAGAGCCTTTTTTTGAAAATCAACAGCAGCAACTCAAATATTTTTCTGAGAAAAAGAAATACCAAACCTCTGATGGTAAAGTAGTTGGAAAACACCAAGGAGCTCATTTTTTTACTATTGGGCAACGAAAAGGATTACAAGTTGGTGGAACTCCTGAACCTTTATTTGTTATTCAAACTGATGTTAATCAGAATATTATCTATGTAGGACAGGGCAATACACATCCTGGACTTTTCAGAAAAGCATTACTAATCAAAGACAATGAAATTCATTGGACTAATCCTTTTAAAGTTTTACAAAATGGTGAATCGGCAACTTATTGGGTGCGTATCCGTTACCGACAACCATTACAAAAAGCCAACCTATATAAAACTTCTGAAGGTTTGTACATCTGCTTCGAAAAATCACAAAGCGCTATCACCGAAGGGCAGTTTGCTGTTTGGTACAACGAAGATGAACTTATAGGAAGTGGAGTGATTTCATAG
- the serS gene encoding serine--tRNA ligase, producing MLPLSYIRENRQKVIEGLKKRNFKELDIIDQVITLDEKRRATQAELDNILAESNAISKEIGNLFKSGNAAQANVLKEKTGDLKEKSKELSELLAQTTASLNEFLYRIPNVPNDIVPNGTSETDNEEVFKAGAVPQLHSEALPHWELAKKYDIIDFELGVKITGAGFPVYKGKGAKLQRALIAYFLDKNTQAGYQEVQVPHVVNEASGYGTGQLPDKEGQMYHVTADDLYLIPTAEVPVTNFFRDVLLSEKDFPICYTAYTPCFRREAGSYGAHVRGLNRLHQFDKVEIVRVEHPENSYQALEGMVEHVKSILNELKLPYRILRLCGGDLGFTSALTYDFEVYSTAQEKWLEISSVSNFETFQANRLKLRYKDTEGKSQLAHTLNGSSLALPRVLAGILENYQTPEGIVIPEVLRPYTGFDIID from the coding sequence ATGTTACCACTTAGTTACATTCGCGAAAATAGACAAAAGGTCATTGAAGGACTTAAAAAACGGAATTTCAAAGAATTAGATATTATTGATCAAGTAATCACTCTTGATGAGAAACGACGAGCCACTCAAGCTGAATTGGATAATATCCTTGCCGAATCAAATGCCATTTCTAAAGAAATCGGAAATTTGTTCAAATCTGGAAATGCTGCTCAAGCAAATGTGCTCAAAGAAAAAACGGGAGATTTGAAAGAAAAATCAAAAGAACTTTCGGAATTACTAGCACAGACTACCGCATCACTTAATGAATTCTTGTATCGTATCCCTAACGTACCCAATGACATTGTGCCTAATGGAACTTCTGAAACCGACAATGAAGAGGTTTTCAAAGCAGGAGCTGTTCCTCAACTGCATTCCGAAGCCCTTCCGCATTGGGAATTGGCTAAAAAATATGATATTATAGACTTTGAATTGGGTGTTAAAATTACTGGAGCTGGTTTTCCTGTTTACAAAGGCAAGGGAGCAAAATTACAAAGAGCTTTGATTGCTTATTTTTTAGATAAAAACACCCAAGCAGGGTATCAAGAAGTACAAGTGCCTCACGTGGTAAACGAAGCCTCAGGTTACGGAACAGGGCAACTTCCTGATAAAGAAGGACAAATGTATCACGTAACTGCTGATGATTTGTACTTAATCCCTACCGCCGAAGTGCCTGTGACCAACTTTTTTAGAGATGTTTTACTCTCTGAAAAAGATTTTCCGATATGCTATACCGCATACACGCCTTGTTTTAGAAGAGAAGCAGGGAGCTATGGTGCACACGTTCGCGGCCTAAACCGACTCCACCAATTTGATAAGGTTGAAATTGTGCGAGTGGAGCATCCTGAAAATTCTTACCAAGCTTTGGAGGGTATGGTTGAACACGTCAAATCAATTTTGAACGAGCTGAAATTGCCTTACAGAATTTTGCGTCTGTGTGGTGGCGATTTAGGGTTTACCTCTGCCCTAACCTATGACTTTGAAGTTTATTCCACAGCTCAAGAAAAATGGTTGGAAATTAGCTCTGTGTCTAACTTTGAAACTTTTCAAGCCAATCGTTTGAAATTGAGATATAAAGACACTGAAGGAAAAAGTCAGTTGGCTCATACCCTTAACGGAAGCTCTTTGGCTCTACCCCGAGTATTAGCTGGTATTTTGGAAAATTACCAAACTCCTGAAGGGATTGTTATTCCAGAAGTTTTACGTCCTTATACTGGATTTGATATTATTGATTAA
- a CDS encoding M20/M25/M40 family metallo-hydrolase: MKLKLTLFFILTVFTIKAQFVDFHRDSVMLRNIYTQALTEGKAYNWLHHICYNVGARLSGSYGEKKMITYTQEELEKLGLRVNLQSVMVPHWVRGLPEYAYIETAKDKTINVPILALGGSVATPATGIKASVVEFKSLQDLENANINQVVGKIVFLNGALPNAMINTFDAYGACGSQRYSGARIAVDKGAVAVIVRSLSHKVDNHPHTGVMSYENLPKSRQIPAAAISTQGADLLSSLLSLNPNLQFYFKQNCRTLANVPSSNVIAEIKGSTYPDEIIAFGAHLDSWDVGHGAHDDGAGVAQSMEVIRIFNHLNYKPKRTIRIVLFANEENGARGGLKYAEESKKRNENHIFALESDAGGFAPRGFAFSGEAKKIAKVKSWSKLFEPYYIHLFEKGYPGTDINPLKNDRTLLAGLTPDSQRYFDHHHCQTDVFEAVNKRELELGAATMASMIYLIDQYGLD; encoded by the coding sequence ATGAAACTAAAACTAACCCTATTTTTCATTTTAACTGTATTTACTATAAAGGCTCAATTTGTTGATTTTCATAGAGATTCCGTGATGTTGCGAAATATTTATACACAAGCGCTCACTGAGGGTAAGGCCTACAATTGGTTACACCATATTTGCTATAATGTAGGAGCGAGGCTTTCAGGGTCTTACGGAGAGAAAAAAATGATTACCTATACCCAAGAAGAACTCGAAAAATTAGGACTTAGGGTTAATTTACAGTCGGTTATGGTACCTCATTGGGTCAGAGGATTGCCTGAATATGCTTATATTGAAACAGCAAAAGACAAAACAATAAATGTACCGATATTGGCTTTAGGCGGTTCGGTAGCTACTCCAGCGACAGGCATCAAAGCTTCGGTGGTGGAATTTAAAAGCCTTCAAGATTTAGAAAATGCGAATATTAACCAAGTGGTTGGGAAAATCGTGTTTTTAAACGGAGCGCTCCCTAATGCGATGATTAACACTTTTGATGCGTATGGAGCTTGTGGTTCGCAACGTTATTCAGGAGCACGTATTGCTGTAGATAAAGGAGCTGTTGCTGTAATTGTACGTTCGCTTTCACATAAAGTTGACAATCATCCGCACACGGGAGTAATGTCTTATGAAAACTTACCTAAAAGCCGACAAATTCCTGCGGCTGCTATCAGTACCCAAGGAGCTGATTTGCTGAGTAGCTTGCTGAGTTTAAATCCGAATTTACAATTTTATTTTAAGCAAAATTGCCGTACCCTTGCCAATGTACCTTCTTCAAACGTAATTGCAGAAATCAAAGGTAGTACCTATCCTGATGAAATCATCGCCTTCGGAGCGCATCTGGACTCGTGGGACGTGGGGCACGGGGCTCACGATGATGGAGCAGGAGTGGCACAAAGTATGGAAGTTATCCGAATATTTAATCATCTGAATTACAAACCTAAACGGACTATACGCATTGTTTTGTTTGCCAATGAGGAAAACGGAGCACGTGGTGGTTTGAAATATGCCGAAGAAAGCAAAAAACGAAATGAGAATCATATTTTTGCTTTGGAAAGTGACGCTGGCGGATTCGCACCTCGAGGTTTTGCTTTTAGCGGAGAGGCAAAAAAGATTGCTAAGGTAAAATCGTGGAGCAAACTTTTTGAACCCTATTACATTCATCTTTTTGAAAAAGGATATCCAGGAACGGATATCAATCCTTTAAAAAACGACAGAACTCTCTTAGCAGGGCTCACCCCTGATTCTCAAAGGTATTTTGATCATCATCATTGTCAAACCGATGTTTTTGAGGCGGTTAACAAGCGAGAGTTAGAACTTGGGGCAGCAACTATGGCAAGTATGATTTATTTGATTGACCAATACGGATTGGATTAA
- the truA gene encoding tRNA pseudouridine(38-40) synthase TruA produces the protein MRYFIEFSYNGKNYHGWQNQPNAISVQQVLENALTTLLREKIEIVGAGRTDSGVHAKQMFAHFDTIQELDNQWVYKLNSFLPKDIAILHIHRVKDEAHARFDALKRTYQYQVSTQKSVFDYPYSMYLNLPLDIEQMNDAAKILFNHNDFQCFSKSNTDVKTYLCHIEQAYWQQRGNMLIFTISADRFLRNMVRAIVGTLLDVGLHKITLEDFEQIIRSKNRSRAGASVPACGLFLTEVQYDEAIFVK, from the coding sequence ATGCGTTATTTTATTGAATTTTCGTACAATGGCAAAAATTACCACGGTTGGCAAAACCAACCCAATGCCATTTCCGTTCAACAAGTGTTGGAAAATGCACTTACTACGCTTTTGCGAGAAAAAATAGAAATTGTAGGTGCTGGTCGCACAGATAGTGGAGTACACGCCAAACAAATGTTCGCTCATTTTGATACTATACAAGAATTGGATAACCAATGGGTGTACAAGCTAAACTCTTTTTTACCTAAAGATATTGCCATACTTCACATTCACCGAGTGAAAGATGAAGCTCACGCTCGTTTCGATGCCTTAAAGCGTACCTATCAGTATCAAGTCAGTACTCAAAAATCTGTTTTTGATTATCCGTATAGTATGTATCTGAATTTACCATTGGATATTGAACAAATGAACGATGCCGCAAAGATATTGTTTAATCACAATGATTTTCAATGTTTTTCAAAATCAAACACCGATGTTAAAACATATCTTTGTCATATAGAACAAGCCTATTGGCAACAGCGAGGTAATATGCTGATTTTTACCATTTCGGCAGACCGTTTTTTGCGCAATATGGTACGTGCTATTGTAGGTACACTTTTAGATGTTGGGCTACACAAAATTACTTTGGAAGATTTTGAACAAATCATCAGAAGTAAAAACAGAAGTAGGGCAGGGGCTTCCGTTCCTGCTTGTGGGCTATTCCTAACCGAAGTACAATATGATGAAGCTATTTTTGTAAAATAA
- a CDS encoding ketoacyl-ACP synthase III → MSFIKAISTYFPDNIITNDNIVLRFPEWSSQKILNKIGVKQRYVTHENQFTSDIATKAVEKLLTEHNIEKSKIDFLILCTQTPDYLLPTTACIVQHLVGLPTTCASIDLNQGCSGYVYGLSVADGLIASGNFKNVVLVTADVYSKRIHSSDKGNISIFGDAATATLISNEGIYKVGKFTLGTDGSGAENIIIKNSGVRHKQTQNDNDLDNFLQMKGNKVFQFIMKYIPPVIHKNLEENNLNLENVDLFVFHQANTHILSKLHQEMEIPSDKFVLEMENYGNTVSSTIPIALKAHLQKHPEKPNEVIQLAGFGVGYSWGATCIFKQ, encoded by the coding sequence ATGAGCTTTATTAAAGCAATAAGTACTTATTTTCCTGATAACATCATTACTAATGACAATATTGTTTTACGATTTCCTGAATGGAGTAGCCAAAAAATTCTAAATAAAATTGGCGTAAAACAACGTTACGTAACTCACGAAAATCAATTTACTTCGGATATTGCTACAAAAGCTGTTGAAAAATTACTTACCGAACATAATATTGAAAAATCAAAAATAGATTTTTTAATATTATGTACTCAAACTCCTGATTACCTGTTACCTACAACAGCTTGTATCGTTCAACATTTGGTAGGATTACCCACTACTTGTGCCTCTATTGACCTCAATCAAGGTTGCTCGGGCTATGTTTATGGGCTTTCAGTAGCTGATGGGCTTATTGCCAGCGGAAATTTTAAAAATGTGGTTTTGGTAACTGCCGATGTCTATTCCAAACGTATTCATTCCTCCGATAAGGGGAATATTAGTATTTTTGGCGATGCCGCTACCGCTACCCTCATTTCAAACGAAGGTATATACAAGGTAGGTAAATTTACCCTCGGAACCGACGGAAGCGGAGCTGAAAACATCATCATTAAAAACAGTGGCGTTCGTCATAAACAGACCCAAAACGATAATGATTTAGATAATTTCTTGCAAATGAAAGGCAATAAAGTGTTTCAATTTATTATGAAATACATTCCACCTGTAATTCATAAGAATTTGGAAGAAAATAATCTGAATTTAGAAAATGTAGATTTATTTGTATTTCATCAGGCAAATACCCACATTTTAAGCAAGTTACATCAAGAAATGGAAATCCCTTCTGACAAATTTGTTTTGGAAATGGAAAATTATGGAAATACGGTTTCTTCCACTATTCCCATTGCCTTAAAAGCACATCTACAAAAACACCCCGAAAAGCCTAATGAAGTCATACAATTAGCAGGATTTGGCGTAGGTTATTCTTGGGGAGCCACTTGTATTTTTAAACAATAA